AACTCGACGACGCCTCGGCCCGCGTCGCCGCCGGTCTCGCCGACCTCGGGGTCCGGAAGGGCGACCGAGTAGTCCTGCAGTTGCCGAACATCGTCGAGTACACCGAAGTGCTCTTCGCGGTCTTCCGCCTCGGTGCGCTCCCCGTCTTCTCCCTGCCCGCGCACCGCGCGTCGGAGATCGGCTACTTCTGCCGGTTCAGCGACGCCGCAGCGTACGTGATCGCCGCCGAACACGGCGGATTCGACTACCGCGTGCTCGCCCGGCAGGTCGCCTCCGAGATGGAGAATCCGCCGGTGGTCGTGGTCGCCGGTGAGGCCGAGGAATTCACTGCGCTCGGGTCGTTGCGCGACCGCGAAGCGGCGCCGATCACGGAGAACGACGCCGGAAACGTTGCCTTCCTGCAGCTGTCGGGTGGCACGACCGGAACGTCGAAGCTCATCCCCCGCACCCACGCCGATTACCTGTACTCCGTGCGCGAATCCGCGGTGATCTGCGGAGTGGACGAGAACACCCGCATGCTGGTCGCGCTGCCGGCGGCGCACAACTTCCCGATGAGCTCGCCGGGCATCCTCGGTGTGCTGCACGCCGGCGGCACCGTCGTCCTCGCTCCGGATCCGAGCCCCGACACCGCGTTCGCCCTCATCGAGAGCGAGGGCGTGACGATGGCGTCGCTCGTCCCGCCCCTCGCGCAGGCGTGGCTGTCGGCGCGGGCCCGCACCGAACGCGACCTGTCGTCGCTCGAGGTGCTGCAGGTCGGTGGTGCGAAGTTCCCGGCCGAGGCCGCCAAACGCGTTCGCCCCGAACTCGGCTGCACGCTGCAGCAGGTCTTCGGTATGGCGGAGGGTCTCGTCAACTACACCCGGCTCGACGACGACGAGGACACCATCGTCACCACCCAGGGCCGGCCGATCAGCCCCGACGACGAGATCCGCGTCGTCGACGACACGGACGAGCCCGTCGCCGCGGGCACCACCGGCCACCTGCTCACCCGCGGCCCGTACACGATCCGGGGCTACTACAATGCGCCGGAACACAATTCGATGGCATTCACCCCGGACGGCTTCTACCGCACCGGCGACATCGTCCGGCTCACCGAGCACGGCTACATCGTCGTCGAGGGACGCGCGAAGGACCAGATCAATCGCGGTGGCGAGAAGATCGCGGCCGAGGAGGTCGAGAATCATCTGATCGCGCACCCGGCCGTGCTCGACGCGGCGGTGGTGTCGATGCCCGACAAGTATCTCGGCGAGCGCACCTGCGCCTTCGTCGTCACCGAGGGGGAAGCGCCGAAGGCCCTCGCGCTCAAGAAGTTCCTGAGGGAGCGAGGGCTGGCCGAGTACAAGATCCCCGACAAGGTGCAGTTCGTCGACGCCTTCCCGGTCACGGGTGTGGGCAAGATCAGCCGGAACGAACTGCGGCGCGCCCTCGCGGCCACTCTGAAGGACTGATCTCGCTCCGCGACGACGGGATGACTTCACCCCGTTCGGCTCGAGCGGCGAGGATTGCGTAGCGGCCACCGCGGGCGACGAGGTCGTCGTGCGTTCCGCGTTCGACGATGTGGCCCCGGTCGAGGACCACGATCTCGTCGGCGTTGCGCACGGTCGAGAGCCGGTGCGCGATGGTGATGGTCGTGCGTCCGCTGCGCGCGGCGTCGAGGGCCTGCTGCACGGCGTGCTCGGTGTCGTTGTCGAGGGCGCTGGTCGCCTCGTCGAGCACGAGGACACGCGGGTCGCGCAGGAGCGTGCGGGCGATCGCCAGTCGCTGTTTCTCACCACCCGAGAAGCGGTATCCGCGGGCGCCGACGACGGTGTCGTAGCCGTCCGGCAGCGAGACGATCAGGTCGTGGATGTGTGCGGCGCGGGCCGCGGCCTCGATCTCGTCGTCGGTCGCGTCCGGCTTCGCGTAGCGCAGGTTCTCCCGGACGGTCGCGTGGAGGAGGTAGGTCTCCTGCGACACCACGCCGACCAGTCCGGCGAGATCGGCGAGCCTCATGTCGCGCAGGTCGACACCGTCGATGCTCACGCGTCCCTCGACCGGGTCGTACAGTCGTGCGACGAGCGAGCCGAGCGTGGTCTTGCCCGAGCCGGTCTCGCCGACGAGCGCGACCTGCGCCCCCGCCGGGACGTCGAGATCGATGCCGTCGAGGGCGTTGCGGTGCGCTCCTTCGTAGCGGAAGCTCACGTTCTCGAACCGCACCCGGCCGGCGACGGTCGCAGGGTCGACGGGCACCGGATCGCGCGGGTCGTCGATGTCGACCGGAAGGTCGAGGTATTCGAAGATGCGGCTGAACAGGGCCAGCGAACTGGTGACGGAGACACCGACGTCGAGCAGGCTCATCAGCGGCCGGAACAGCGCGCCCTGCAAGCCGGTGAAGGCCACCAGGGTGCCGATCGTCATGCCGCCCGAGGTGGCCGGCAGACCGGCGACGAGATAGAGGACGGCGGGGATCGCCGCGAAGACGATGTTCATCGTGGCCATGCGCCAGCGGCCGGACAACTGCGCGTGCACCTCGAGATCGGCGAGTTCCTCCGACGTGCGGGCGAACTTGTCGGACAGTGCCGGGCCGGTGCCCAGCGTCTTGACGAGCAGCACGCCGCTGACCGACAGTCCTTCGTCGATCTGCGACTGCATGTCGGCGAGGCGCCGTTGCTGACGGGCGGTGACGGCGCGGCGCATGAGCGCGACCCGGCGCGTGAGCCAGATGGCCGGCGGGAGCACGATCAGGGAGAGCAGAGCCAGTCGCCAGCTGAGGACCGCCATGGCGATCGCCGTGCCGACGACGGTGGTGACGTTGGACGCCAGTGAGGTCGCGGTGTTGGTGACCACGGACTGCATGCCACCGATGTCGTTGGTCAGCCGCGACTGGATCTCACCGCCGCGGGTGCGGGTGAAGAAATTCAGCGACTGTCGCTGCAGGTGGGAGAAGACCCGGGTACGCAGACCGTGCATGACGTTCTGGCCGACGGTCGTGGAGATCCAGGTCTGGACGACGGACAGGAGCGAGCTCGCGACGGTGACGGCCAGCATGCCGCCGACGGCCCACAACAGCAGGCTCACGTTCTGGTGCGGGATGGCATCGTCGATGACGGCGCGGACGAGGAAGGGCGTCGCGAGGGAGATCACCGACGAGGCGATGATGAGCGCGACGACGAGGGTGATCTTCCACCGATAGGGCGCGAAGAGGGCGCCGATACGGCGCAGGCTCACCGGGGCCTCGCGGAGCTGCTCGAGATCCTTCTTGTCGATCCTGCCGCGGCTGCCCGGCTTGCCGCCGAGAGTGGGTGGGGGCTGCATCATGTGCGCCACCTCGATTCGTGGTTCGTGACTCGCACTTGTTGAGGTTGCCTCATTGAGTGTTAACCGTCAAGTGAGGTACTGTGACCACCATGCCGGATTCACCCGTCGCACTGCGCGATCTCCTCCTCACCACCACGCGTACGCTGCGCCGACGCTGGCACGACCTCCTCCAGCCGTGGGGATTGTCACCCCACGAGTACCGGGCGCTCGACGTCATCGGACGCGCCGACGACCCCATCCGCCTCGGCGTCGTGGCCAAGGAACTGCGCATCGTCCCCCGCTCGGCCACCGAGGTCGTCGATCGCCTGGAGTCGCGGGGTCTCACCGAGCGACTCCCCGATCCCGCCGACCGACGCGCGGTCTGCGTGCGGCTGACCGACGAGGGCCGCAGGATCCGGGCCGAGCTGGCCTCGGCCCGCGATGCCGACGCCGTCGAGATGTTCGACCGGCTCGACGCCGAGGAACGCGCACGACTGTCCGATCTGCTGCACAAACTCGTCGACGACCGGCCGCGCTGATCCCTTCCGGTTCCGGGTACTCACATTCCCGACGGCAGCGACGTCTTCCCTACGAGTGTCCGTGCCGATCGAGGAGAGCCCTGTGAAGACCATCGACAGTCTGCAGTCGCGCGTCGACGCACTGAACCTGCCCGAGCTGACGAGCGAGCTCGACGAGAACGGCTGCGCCCTCACCGGGCCGCTGTTGAGCGACGACGAATGCACCGAACTCGCGGCCCTGTGGGACGACGACGCCCGCTTCCGCACCACGGTCGACATGAGCCGCTACGGGTACGGGCACGGCACCTACAAGTACTTCGGCTCACCCGTCCCCGACGCCGTCGCACACCTGCGCTCGGCGTTCTACCGGCAGCTGCTCCCCGTCGCGCGCTCGTGGGCCGAACGCCTCGGCGATCCGGCACCCTGGCCCGACGACTTCGACGACTGGCTCGACATGTGCCACGCGGCCGGCCAGACCGACCCCACCCCGCTGATGCTGCGCTACGCCACCGGCGACTGGAACGCCCTGCATCGCGATCTCTACGGCGACCTCGTGTTCCCACTGCAGGTCGTGATCGGGCTCGACCGGGCGGGCGTCGACTACACCGGCGGCGAGTTCCTGTTGGTCGAACAACGGCCCCGCGCGCAGTCGCGGGGCACCGTCACCGTGCTCGAGCAAGGCCACGCGCTGATCTTCACCACCCGCGACCGACCGATCCGGTCGGCGCGCGGATGGTCGCGGGCGCCGGTCCGGCACGGCGTGAGCACCGTCCGATCGGGCCTGCGTCGCACGCTCGGCCTGGTACTGCACGACGCCGCCTGAGCGTCCTCGGTGCTACCCGACGCGGCCTACGCCGCTTCAGCGTTCGAAGATCCGCCTCGGATTGTCCACGAGCATCGTGGTGATCTGCTCGTCGGTCACGCCCCGTTCGCGCAGGGCCGGCAGCACCTCGTCGCTGATGTGGTTGTAGTTCCAGTTGGGCACGGCGGTCTGCTTCACGTCGTGCGGGAACCAGTCGATGAAGCACGACGCATCGTGCGAGAGCACCATGCGCTCGGTGTAACCGGCCTCCACGAGCGCGACCACCGTGTCGACGCGCTGCTCGAACGGCAACAGCAGATCGAGGCCGAAGCGGTCCATCCCGAGAATCGAACCGGCGTCGGCAATGCGACGCAGGTAGTCCAGATCGGTCGAATCACCGCTGTGCCCGATCACCACCTTGGTGAGGTCGACACCTTCCTCCGCGAGCACCCGCTGCGCCACCTGCCCCGACCCGGTATGCGGATTGGTGTGCACCGTGATCGGCACACCGGTCTCGACGTGCGCCTGCCCCACCGCTCGTATCACGCGCTCGACGCCCGGCGTGAGTCCCGGAATCTCGATGGCGCACTTGAGCATTCCTGCACGCACCCCCGTGCCGGCGATGCCCTCGCGGATGTCTTTCACGAACAGTTCGGTGAGCGGCTCCGGTCCGTCCACCAGCAACCCCGGCCCGACGTTGTGGAACTGGAACGGCAGGTCGTTGTAGGTGTACAGGCCCGTCGCGACGACGATGGAGATGTCCACCCGTTCGGCGACGCGCTGGATGCGCGGAATGTACCGGCCGAGACCGACCACCGTGGGATCGACGATCGTGTCGATGCCGCGCTCCGACAACGCCTTCAACTTCGCGACCGCGTCGTCGACGCGTTCGTCCTCGTCCCACGGGCTCGGGTAGTCGGGAAAGTTGGTGCGGATCTCCTCGCCGAGTACGAAGACGTGCTCGTGCATGAGGACTCTGCCCAGACGGCCCGTGTCGAGAGGGCCGCGAACGGTGTCGACGGATGTCATGACCGGTGACGCTAGGACACCAACGTGGGCAGGGGCAATCGATTTCACGAATCGGTGGGAGTCGACTCCTCGAGGGCCTGACGGTAGCGACGCATGCCGCGCAGCCACCGGTCGTAGTCGGCGCCCTTGTTCCGGTACATCTCGAGGACCTCCGGGTGCGGAAGGATCAGGAAGTGCTCCTCCTCCATTGCCGCGAACACCGTCTCCGCGACGTCGACGGGTTCGAGCACTGCACCGGCGGTCGTGACGGCCCGGGTGGCGAGTTCACCGAGTGCGTGCCCGGATGCGTCCCCCGAGTACAGCAGAGGTGTGTTGACGCCCATCGGGCACAGGCAGCTCACCCTCACACCCTTGTCGCCGTAGGTCACCGACAGCCACTCGGCGAAACCGACGGCCGCGTGCTTGGTGACCGAGTAGGTGGCCGAGCCGATCTGTGTGAGCAGGCCGGCCGCCGACGCCGTGCCCACGAAATAGCCCTCGCCACGTTCGACCCATCGGGGTACCAGCAGTCGCGCCGCACGGATGTGTGCGCGCAGGTTGACGTCGAAGGACTGCTCCCAGACCGAGTCCTCGATCTCCAGGCCGGGCACACCGGTGACACCCGCGTTGGCGAAGTACAGGTCCACGGGACCGAACTCCGCTTCGGCGCGCTCGACGAGGCCGCGGATGTGTTCGTCGTCGGAGACGTCCGCCGCCACCGCGACGGCGCTCCCCGGCGTCTCCTCCTCGAGCGTCGCGACGACGCGCTGCGCCGCGTGTTCGTCGAGGTCGGCGACCACCACTCGTGCACCTCGCTCGACGAGGCCGGCAGCGATGGCGCCGCCGATTCCGCCGCCCCCGCCTGTCACGACGGCCACTCTGCCTTCGACCTTCATCGCTGATACCTCCCCGTCGAGTCGCAGTGCCGTCCCGTGCGGCACAGTTGGTACTGAACCTGTCTACACGTATCACCGGCTGTAGGTACCGCTCACACGCACGGAGGTCGAGCACCCGGGATGGACGAATTGTTCTCCGTCTCCCGTCCGCGACGCGAGATCGCGCCGGGCGCCGTGCATGTGCCCGACTGGCTCGACCCGGGCGAACAGCGCGAGCTCGTCGAGCTGTGTCGTGATTGGGCGCGCCCGCCGGCGCCGATGCGGCACACCCTGCTTCCGGGTGGCGGACGGATGTCGGTGAGCACGGTGTGCCTCGGATGGCACTGGTCGCCGTACCGCTACACCCGCACCGCGGTCGATGTCGACGACGCTCCCGTTCCGCCGCTTCCCGACCGGCTCGTCGAACTCGGGCGGCGTGCCGTCGCCGATGCCTACGACGATCCGGCGGCCGGGGGCGGGTACGAGCCCGATACCGCTCTGATCAATTTCTACGACCGCGACGCGCGGATGGGGATGCATCAGGACAAGGACGAGCGGGTGAGCGCGCCGATCGTGTCGCTCAGTCTCGGGGATGCCTGCTTGTTCCGGTTCGGCAACACCGAGTCGCGCGGCCGGCCGTACACCGACGTGCGTCTCGAGTCCGGCGATCTGTTCGTCTTCGGCGGTCCGTCGCGGTTCGCCTATCACGGGGTGCCGGTCGTGTATCCGGACACCGGCAGTTCCCGCTGCGGACTCACCGCGGGGCGCCTCAACATCACCCTGCGGAGTACCGGACTTGCTTGATCGAACCGCTCGAAAATTCCGAACGTTCGGTCTGTGACTTTGCAACCAACTACACTCGGAGTAGCGTTTCGCCGACGAGAAATACGTCAAATCGGACGATATTCTCGTGCGGTAGTCATCGGTGTCGGGGTCGATCACAGGAGACTGCCATGCCCGACTTCGCTTGTCGTCGTGTCCTGGCGATCATCGCAGGACTCGCCCTCGGCCTGACCGGACCCGTCGTCGCCGCCGCCGCCACTGACGGCACCGCGCCCACCGCCGGCGCGGAGACCTTCCGTCCGTGCCCGGAGCGGTTCGTCATCGCGGTCGACGGAACCCGCAACATCGACACCCCGGATTCGATCGATCCCGATTCACCCCTCGCGAAGATCTCGGCGCGGTACGCGGCACCCGGCACGGTGGTCGAGCACATCCGCTATCCCGCCGTCGTGGTTCCGGTGCCGGAGTCCGGGTCGAGCGAGGGATCGGGGCGACTCGCGTACGACGAGTCCAAGAGGATCGGGCATCAGCGCCTGCGCGAGACGATCACCGTCCGGCACGGTTCGTGCCCCGACAGCGAGCTCGTCGTCCTCGGTTACTCGCAGGGCGCGTCGATCGCCGGCGACGTCCTCGCCGAGATCGCGGCCGACGGTTCGGTGCCGCCGGAGCGGATCAGCGGTGTGCTGTACTCCGACCCGCGTGACACCCGGGGAGTCGAAACGCTGTTCCCGGGCGAGGTCGTCCCGGGCATCACGCTCGGTGGCGGTCGCGACGACTTCGGCACGATCGCCGTCGAACGGATCTGCATCGAGGGCGACGCGGTCTGCGACGGCGTGACACCGGAGGAGAGCGAAGGGTGGTTGGGCGAGAACGTCACCGGCTACCTGAGGCTGCACACGACCTATCCCGACTACGACCCGTGAGGATCGTCGCACCCGGGAGAACCCGGGCCGGGATATACCGGTTCGGTATCGTCGGTTCATGAGCGTCGAGTCCCCGGCCACCCACCTCCCTGCTTCCGGTGATGATCCTCTCGCGCTGGAGCGGCAGGTGTGTTTCGCTCTCGCCGTGGCGAACCGCGCCGTGCTCGCGGTCTATCGACCGATCCTCGACAGGCTGGGACTGACCCACCCGCAGTACCTGGTGATGCTCGCCCTGTGGGAACGCTCGCCGCTGACGAGCAAGGAAGTGGGGCAGTTACTCCAGCTCGACTCGCCCACGCTGTCTCCCCTGCTCAAGCGACTCGAGGCGCTGGGCCTGATCACCCGCGCGCGCAGCGCGGCCGACGAACGGCAACTCGTCCTCGAGCTCACCGACGCCGGCCGGGCGCTGCGTGCCAAGGCCGAGTCGGTGCCGGGACAGGTCGTCGATGCCCTCGGTGTCGGGCTCGACGAACTCCAGGACCTGCACGCCGCGCTCGTGCGCGTCAACGCGGCGGCGTTGAAGGCCGGAGCACTCTGACAGCTCGGTAGCTGCCGCAACCCCGACGGCTCGCGGCAGCACTGTCCGACCGTCTTCTATCGATACGCATCGGCACGGTGCGAGATCGCGGTGACCTCGACCGTGCGGTTCGCATCATCGATCAGATACAGGACGCGATATTCACCTCGCCGGGCGCTGTACGCCGGCGCAAGAGGCGGATTCAACGGCTTCCCCACCCGCTTCGGATTCTCGAGAAGGGGTCCTGTGACGAACTCGTATACCGCAGTTGCTACCTTCTCCGGCAACGACCTCGCCATGGCGCGTGCAGCCGACCTCGCCATCACCAGCCGATACGGGTGGTCCGGAGTGCTCATTCCTCGGACGACCGAGCATCACGCATCAGCTGCGTCAATTCCTGTACATCGACGACGTCTCCCGACTCGACCTCCGTTCGGCCCTCGACGTGCGCCCGCAGCAGATCCGTATCCGACAACACCGCGATCGTCTCCTGCATCGCGTCGTAATCGTCGGCACCGAGAAGCACCGCGGCGCGGTGCCCGTTGCGGGTGATCTCGAATCGCTCGTGTGTGCGCTCGGCCTCATCGACCAGTCGTGACAATTGCGCCCGCGCGTCGGCAACAGGAAGAGTCGTCATGTACATAATTCTAGCGAATTACTATGAGAAGTCTCAGGTCATTCCGTTCGCGCCGGTTCCGACACCGGCTTTCGACGGGAGGCCACGAACGCCAGGACGAGGCCGAAGGCCGCCCAGCACAGCAGGACGATCGTAGGTAAACCCGCGCCGGCGCCGTCGTGATCCGGCCGGACGGTCGGTGACCCGGGGCGCCGCACGCGCGGACGCCCCGGGACCGGCTCAGTGCGGGAGTTCGAGCGTCGTCGGCACCAGCGGAACCGAGGCCTCGCCGGTGTAGACGAGGAAGGTGAACGACTCCTGGAAGTACAGGTTCACCGTCTCTGCGTCGTGCGAGAGGTAGCCGATCGACAGATCCTGGCCGACCTGCAGGTCGTAGTCGCCGCCGCGCGTGGTCAGCACGAACGCGCCGTCGATCGCCGGGGCCCAGATGAGGTCGCCGTCGATGAGGCGGCGCAGTTGTTCGCGGATCGGGTAGCCGTGATCGGACGTCTCGCTGACCTTGGTGTACTCGTCGGCGCCGAGCAGGATCGAGTACGGGCCACCCACACCCGCCAGTCGCAGCTGCGACAGCGCCTGGCTGATGATCTCCGGGAAGTCGCGGGGATCCTCGGGCAGCTGCAGGGACGGGTTCGACGACGACGCCCGGATGCCCTCGATACCCGCGGCCGCGTAGCCTTCGAAGATCGCGCGGTCCTCGGCGAAGGCGATCTGGCGGGCCGCTTCCTTGACGGGGTCGAGGTCGATGTCGCGGGAACCGCGCTCGACGCTGTCGATCTCCTCGCGCGACAGCGTGAACGGCACCCGCAGTTCGACGACCGGCGCGACGCGGTGCTGACGCGCCCGCACTCCGGCGGCCGGGGGTTCGATCTCGCGGGTGCGGCCGAGACCCACCGCCGCGAAGTCGGTGCCGTGCGGTCCGGAGAAGTCGACGACGGTGCGCCCGGCGACGTGTCGCTTGAAGGTGCGTGCGGCCTCCTCCTCGATCTCGGTCCATGCTGCCTCGGAAATCGGGGCGAGGTCGCGATACAGATTGTTCACAGGGTCGAACTCCTTCGCAGAGCGCCAACTCCGAGTGATCCGTCGGCAGGCCGGCCGGCGGTCGAGGCACTCGGATCTTCGTGGGAGGGAATTTCCGCCGGTGACGGCGGAAGATCTTCGAGGAACTCCAGCGAGGGGCAGAAGAACAGCGATCCCGTCACCGCGGTGGAGAAGTCCAGGATGCGGTCGGTGTTGCCGGGCGGGCTGCCCAGGAACATGTTGCGCAGCATCTGCTCGGTCACCTCCGGGGTGGCCGAGTAACCGATGAAGTAGGTGCCGAACTCGTCGGCGCCGAAGCTGCCGAACGGCATGTTCGCGCGCACGATCTGCTGCTCGACCCCGTTCTCGTCGACGATCACGTTCAGTGCGACATGCGAATTCGCGGGTTTGGTCTCGTCGTCGAGCTCGATGTCGTCGAGCTTGGTCCGGCCGATCGCCCGCTCCTGCTCCTCGACGGTCAACGAGTTCCACGACGCGAGGTCGTGCAGGTATTTCTGGACGACGACGTAGCTACCGCCGGCGAAGTCCGGATCCTCGTCGGAGACCAGGGCCGCCTCGACGGCCTC
This window of the Rhodococcus pyridinivorans genome carries:
- a CDS encoding alpha-ketoglutarate-dependent dioxygenase AlkB family protein; this translates as MDELFSVSRPRREIAPGAVHVPDWLDPGEQRELVELCRDWARPPAPMRHTLLPGGGRMSVSTVCLGWHWSPYRYTRTAVDVDDAPVPPLPDRLVELGRRAVADAYDDPAAGGGYEPDTALINFYDRDARMGMHQDKDERVSAPIVSLSLGDACLFRFGNTESRGRPYTDVRLESGDLFVFGGPSRFAYHGVPVVYPDTGSSRCGLTAGRLNITLRSTGLA
- a CDS encoding family 1 encapsulin nanocompartment shell protein; this translates as MNNLYRDLAPISEAAWTEIEEEAARTFKRHVAGRTVVDFSGPHGTDFAAVGLGRTREIEPPAAGVRARQHRVAPVVELRVPFTLSREEIDSVERGSRDIDLDPVKEAARQIAFAEDRAIFEGYAAAGIEGIRASSSNPSLQLPEDPRDFPEIISQALSQLRLAGVGGPYSILLGADEYTKVSETSDHGYPIREQLRRLIDGDLIWAPAIDGAFVLTTRGGDYDLQVGQDLSIGYLSHDAETVNLYFQESFTFLVYTGEASVPLVPTTLELPH
- a CDS encoding 2OG-Fe(II) oxygenase; the protein is MKTIDSLQSRVDALNLPELTSELDENGCALTGPLLSDDECTELAALWDDDARFRTTVDMSRYGYGHGTYKYFGSPVPDAVAHLRSAFYRQLLPVARSWAERLGDPAPWPDDFDDWLDMCHAAGQTDPTPLMLRYATGDWNALHRDLYGDLVFPLQVVIGLDRAGVDYTGGEFLLVEQRPRAQSRGTVTVLEQGHALIFTTRDRPIRSARGWSRAPVRHGVSTVRSGLRRTLGLVLHDAA
- a CDS encoding MarR family winged helix-turn-helix transcriptional regulator, with amino-acid sequence MSVESPATHLPASGDDPLALERQVCFALAVANRAVLAVYRPILDRLGLTHPQYLVMLALWERSPLTSKEVGQLLQLDSPTLSPLLKRLEALGLITRARSAADERQLVLELTDAGRALRAKAESVPGQVVDALGVGLDELQDLHAALVRVNAAALKAGAL
- a CDS encoding MarR family winged helix-turn-helix transcriptional regulator, with amino-acid sequence MPDSPVALRDLLLTTTRTLRRRWHDLLQPWGLSPHEYRALDVIGRADDPIRLGVVAKELRIVPRSATEVVDRLESRGLTERLPDPADRRAVCVRLTDEGRRIRAELASARDADAVEMFDRLDAEERARLSDLLHKLVDDRPR
- a CDS encoding type II toxin-antitoxin system Phd/YefM family antitoxin; this translates as MYMTTLPVADARAQLSRLVDEAERTHERFEITRNGHRAAVLLGADDYDAMQETIAVLSDTDLLRAHVEGRTEVESGDVVDVQELTQLMRDARSSEE
- a CDS encoding (2,3-dihydroxybenzoyl)adenylate synthase; this encodes MTTGFERTPLADTARYPEEFAERYRAAGYWTNETFGEFLPARAARFAGRIAVVGHDATGTWRRITYRELDDASARVAAGLADLGVRKGDRVVLQLPNIVEYTEVLFAVFRLGALPVFSLPAHRASEIGYFCRFSDAAAYVIAAEHGGFDYRVLARQVASEMENPPVVVVAGEAEEFTALGSLRDREAAPITENDAGNVAFLQLSGGTTGTSKLIPRTHADYLYSVRESAVICGVDENTRMLVALPAAHNFPMSSPGILGVLHAGGTVVLAPDPSPDTAFALIESEGVTMASLVPPLAQAWLSARARTERDLSSLEVLQVGGAKFPAEAAKRVRPELGCTLQQVFGMAEGLVNYTRLDDDEDTIVTTQGRPISPDDEIRVVDDTDEPVAAGTTGHLLTRGPYTIRGYYNAPEHNSMAFTPDGFYRTGDIVRLTEHGYIVVEGRAKDQINRGGEKIAAEEVENHLIAHPAVLDAAVVSMPDKYLGERTCAFVVTEGEAPKALALKKFLRERGLAEYKIPDKVQFVDAFPVTGVGKISRNELRRALAATLKD
- a CDS encoding cutinase family protein; the encoded protein is MPDFACRRVLAIIAGLALGLTGPVVAAAATDGTAPTAGAETFRPCPERFVIAVDGTRNIDTPDSIDPDSPLAKISARYAAPGTVVEHIRYPAVVVPVPESGSSEGSGRLAYDESKRIGHQRLRETITVRHGSCPDSELVVLGYSQGASIAGDVLAEIAADGSVPPERISGVLYSDPRDTRGVETLFPGEVVPGITLGGGRDDFGTIAVERICIEGDAVCDGVTPEESEGWLGENVTGYLRLHTTYPDYDP
- a CDS encoding ABC transporter ATP-binding protein; amino-acid sequence: MMQPPPTLGGKPGSRGRIDKKDLEQLREAPVSLRRIGALFAPYRWKITLVVALIIASSVISLATPFLVRAVIDDAIPHQNVSLLLWAVGGMLAVTVASSLLSVVQTWISTTVGQNVMHGLRTRVFSHLQRQSLNFFTRTRGGEIQSRLTNDIGGMQSVVTNTATSLASNVTTVVGTAIAMAVLSWRLALLSLIVLPPAIWLTRRVALMRRAVTARQQRRLADMQSQIDEGLSVSGVLLVKTLGTGPALSDKFARTSEELADLEVHAQLSGRWRMATMNIVFAAIPAVLYLVAGLPATSGGMTIGTLVAFTGLQGALFRPLMSLLDVGVSVTSSLALFSRIFEYLDLPVDIDDPRDPVPVDPATVAGRVRFENVSFRYEGAHRNALDGIDLDVPAGAQVALVGETGSGKTTLGSLVARLYDPVEGRVSIDGVDLRDMRLADLAGLVGVVSQETYLLHATVRENLRYAKPDATDDEIEAAARAAHIHDLIVSLPDGYDTVVGARGYRFSGGEKQRLAIARTLLRDPRVLVLDEATSALDNDTEHAVQQALDAARSGRTTITIAHRLSTVRNADEIVVLDRGHIVERGTHDDLVARGGRYAILAARAERGEVIPSSRSEISPSEWPRGRAAVRSG
- a CDS encoding type II toxin-antitoxin system RelE family toxin, whose amino-acid sequence is MSTPDHPYRLVMARSAARAMARSLPEKVATAVYEFVTGPLLENPKRVGKPLNPPLAPAYSARRGEYRVLYLIDDANRTVEVTAISHRADAYR
- a CDS encoding Dyp-type peroxidase — protein: MVRAQPILTPLTEAAIFLVVTVDEGAEDTVRDLLEDLSGLRRSVGFRIPEGGLSVVTGIGSDMWDRLFDGPRPAGLHPFVPLDGGRHQAPSTPGDLLFHLRASTMDLCFELAAKINDRLRGAARVVDETHGFRYFERRDLLGFVDGTENPEDDEAVEAALVSDEDPDFAGGSYVVVQKYLHDLASWNSLTVEEQERAIGRTKLDDIELDDETKPANSHVALNVIVDENGVEQQIVRANMPFGSFGADEFGTYFIGYSATPEVTEQMLRNMFLGSPPGNTDRILDFSTAVTGSLFFCPSLEFLEDLPPSPAEIPSHEDPSASTAGRPADGSLGVGALRRSSTL
- a CDS encoding SDR family oxidoreductase, coding for MKVEGRVAVVTGGGGGIGGAIAAGLVERGARVVVADLDEHAAQRVVATLEEETPGSAVAVAADVSDDEHIRGLVERAEAEFGPVDLYFANAGVTGVPGLEIEDSVWEQSFDVNLRAHIRAARLLVPRWVERGEGYFVGTASAAGLLTQIGSATYSVTKHAAVGFAEWLSVTYGDKGVRVSCLCPMGVNTPLLYSGDASGHALGELATRAVTTAGAVLEPVDVAETVFAAMEEEHFLILPHPEVLEMYRNKGADYDRWLRGMRRYRQALEESTPTDS
- a CDS encoding phosphotriesterase family protein — translated: MTSVDTVRGPLDTGRLGRVLMHEHVFVLGEEIRTNFPDYPSPWDEDERVDDAVAKLKALSERGIDTIVDPTVVGLGRYIPRIQRVAERVDISIVVATGLYTYNDLPFQFHNVGPGLLVDGPEPLTELFVKDIREGIAGTGVRAGMLKCAIEIPGLTPGVERVIRAVGQAHVETGVPITVHTNPHTGSGQVAQRVLAEEGVDLTKVVIGHSGDSTDLDYLRRIADAGSILGMDRFGLDLLLPFEQRVDTVVALVEAGYTERMVLSHDASCFIDWFPHDVKQTAVPNWNYNHISDEVLPALRERGVTDEQITTMLVDNPRRIFER